The Bos mutus isolate GX-2022 chromosome 7, NWIPB_WYAK_1.1, whole genome shotgun sequence genome window below encodes:
- the ARSI gene encoding arylsulfatase I, translating into MAMQALTGFSLVSLLGFGYLSWDWAKPSLVADAPAEAGVEHPSAAPPQPPHIIFILTDDQGYHDVGYHGSDIETPTLDRLAAEGVKLENYYIQPICTPSRSQLLTGRYQIHTGLQHSIIRPRQPNCLPLDQVTLPQKLQELGYSTHMVGKWHLGFYRKECLPTRRGFDTFLGSLTGNVDYYTYDNCDGPGVCGFDLHEGENVAWGLSGQYSTLLYAQRVSHILASHSPRQPLFLYVAFQAVHTPLQSPREYLYRYRTMGNVARRKYAAMVTCMDEAVRNITWALKRHGFYNNSVIIFSSDNGGQTFSGGSNWPLRGRKGTYWEGGVRGLGFVHSPLLKRKRRTSRALVHITDWYPTLVALAGGTASAADGLDGYDVWPAISEGRASPRTEILHNIDPLYNHARHGSLEGGFGIWNTAVQAAIRVGEWKLLTGDPGYGDWIPPQTLAAFPGSWWNLERMASARQAVWLFNISADPYEREDLAGQRPDVVRALLARLVDYNRTAIPVRYPAENPRAHPDFNGGAWGPWASDEEEEEEEEEGRAQSQSRGRRKKKCKICKLRSFFRKLNTRLMSHRI; encoded by the exons ATGGCGATGCAAGCCCTCACCGGCTTCTCTCTAGTCAGCCTGCTCGGCTTCGGCTACCTGTCCTGGGACTGGGCCAAGCCGAGCTTGGTGGCCGACGCGCCCGCGGAGGCTGGCGTGGAGCACCCCTCGGCTGCTCCACCGCAGCCTCCCCACATCATATTCATCCTCACCGACGACCAGGGCTACCACGACGTGGGCTATCATGGCTCAGATATCGAAACCCCCACCCTGGACCGCCTGGCAGCCGAGGGTGTCAAGTTGGAGAATTATTATATCCAGCCCATCTGCACGCCTTCACGGAGCCAACTTCTCACCGGCAG ATACCAGATCCACACAGGACTTCAGCACTCCATCATCCGCCCTCGGCAGCCCAACTGCCTGCCCCTGGACCAGGTGACACTGCCCCAGAAGCTTCAGGAGCTGGGCTATTCTACCCATATGGTGGGCAAGTGGCACCTGGGCTTCTACCGGAAGGAGTGCCTGCCCACGCGCCGGGGCTTTGACACCTTCCTGGGCTCGCTCACAGGCAACGTGGACTACTACACCTATGACAACTGTGACGGCCCAGGGGTGTGCGGCTTCGACCTGCACGAGGGTGAGAATGTGGCCTGGGGGCTCAGCGGCCAGTACTCCACTCTGCTCTACGCCCAGCGCGTCAGCCACATCCTAGCCAGCCACAGCCCCCGGCAGCCCCTCTTCCTCTACGTGGCCTTCCAGGCGGTCCACACGCCTCTGCAGTCCCCGCGCGAGTACCTGTACCGCTACCGCACCATGGGCAATGTGGCGCGGAGGAAGTACGCGGCCATGGTGACCTGCATGGATGAGGCCGTGCGCAACATCACCTGGGCCCTCAAGCGCCATGGTTTCTACAACAACAGCGTCATCATCTTCTCCAGTGACAACGGCGGCCAGACCTTCTCGGGGGGCAGCAACTGGCCGCTGCGAGGACGCAAGGGCACTTACTGGGAAGGGGGTGTGCGGGGCCTGGGCTTTGTCCACAGCCCCCTGCTCAAGAGAAAGCGACGGACAAGCCGGGCACTGGTGCACATCACTGACTGGTACCCAACCCTGGTGGCTCTGGCAGGGGGCACTGCCTCGGCAGCTGATGGGCTGGACGGTTATGATGTGTGGCCAGCCATCAGCGAGGGCCGAGCCTCACCACGCACGGAGATTCTGCACAACATTGACCCACTCTACAACCATGCACGGCACGGCTCCCTGGAGGGCGGCTTCGGCATTTGGAATACCGCTGTGCAGGCCGCCATCCGCGTGGGCGAGTGGAAGCTGCTGACAGGAGACCCCGGCTATGGTGACTGGATCCCTCCCCAGACGCTGGCCGCCTTCCCTGGCAGTTGGTGGAACCTGGAGAGGATGGCCAGTGCCCGCCAGGCCGTGTGGCTGTTCAACATCAGTGCTGACCCCTACGAACGGGAGGACCTCGCTGGCCAGCGGCCGGATGTGGTCCGAGCCCTGCTGGCCCGCTTGGTGGACTATAACCGCACAGCTATCCCCGTGCGATACCCAGCTGAGAATCCCCGGGCCCATCCTGACTTTAATGGGGGTGCATGGGGGCCTTGGGCCAGTgatgaggaagaagaagaagaagaggaggaaggcagggctCAAAGCCAGTCCAGGGGGCGACGCAAGAAAAAATGCAAGATTTGCAAGCTGAGATCCTTTTTCCGTAAACTCAACACCAGACTGATGTCCCATCGgatctga